The following nucleotide sequence is from Acidimicrobiia bacterium.
GTCGGGACCGACATCCCGGCCGTCGGCACCTTCCACGCCGCCTTCGGCGGTCGGAACGCCTGGTACGACGCGTTCCGGCTCCCGCTCCGCAAGATGGTGGGCCGCCTCGACGTCCGCACCGCGGTGTCCGAGGAGGCCCAGCGGAACGTCGAGACGTCCTTCGGCGTCCCGTGCGAGATCCTCCCCAACGGGGTGGACGTCGGGATGTTCGCCAGCGCCGAGCCCTGGCCCTCCGACCGGCCCTCGGTGTGCTTCGTCGGACGGCACGAGCGCCGGAAGGGGCTCGGCGTGCTGCTCGAGGCGTTCCGTGGGCTCGAGCGCGACGCCGTCCTGTGGGTGGCGGGGGAGGGCCCCGAGACGGCGACGCTGCGCGCCCAGGCCGGGCCCGACGTGGTGTGGCTGGGGCCGATCTCGGAGCGGGAGAAGGCGCGCCGCCTCCGCGGGGCCACCGTCGCCTGCTTCCCCTCGGTCGAGGGGGAGTCCTTCGGCGTGGTCCTGCTCGAGGCCATGGCCGCGCGCACCGCGGTCGTCGCCTCCGACCTCACGGGCTACCGGCACGTCGCTCGGGACGGACGCGAGGCCGTCCTGGTGCCGCCCGACGACCCCGCCGCGCTGTGCGCCGCGGTGCGGCGGCTCCTCGACCACCCCGAGGAGCGGGCCGCGCTCGCCGAGGGGGGCCGGGCTCGGGCCGACGAGTTCTCGATCGGCGGCCTCGCCGAGCGGTTCGTCGAGCGCTACGAGACCGCCCTGGCGCGGCGGGCGCCCACCTCGGTCCCGGCCTGACGCCCGCGAGCGCGTCCGGCCCCGTGGCCGGGCTGCGGGTGCGGAGGGGCTTCGACGGCCGCCTCCTAGACTGCGGAGCCGATCGAGAGGTAGGTGGCCGTGGTCGCAGTCATCGTCGTCATCGCCATCGTCGTGGTGCTGCTCCTCGGGGTGGCGCTCTTCTACAACGGCCTGGTCCGGACCCGGAACCGGGTCGACAACGCCTGGTCGCAGATCGACGTGCAGCTGAAGCGTCGGTACGACCTGATCCCGAACCTCGTCGAGACGGTCAAGGGCTACGCCGCCCACGAGCGTCAGACCCTCGAGGCGGTGACGAACGCGCGCAGCAACGCCATCAACGCCCAGCAGGGCGGCGACCTCGCCCAGCAGGCCCAAGCCGAGAACGTGCTGAGCGGGGCCTTGAAAAGCCTGTTCGCGGTGGCGGAGCAGTACCCGGACCTGAAGGCGAACCAGAACTTCCTCCAGCTCCAGGAGGAGCTGACGTCGACCGAGGACCGCATCGCCTACGCCCGGCAGTTCTACAACGACGCCGTCCTCAACTACAACAACAAGATCCAGGTGTTCCCCCGCAACCTGCTCGCGAGCACCTTCAGCTTCGAGAAGCGTCAGTACTTCGAGGGCGACCCGGAGGCGACCGGCCCGGTCAAGGTGCAGTTCTGACCGCCACGCCACCGAGGCGGCCCCGATGAGCACGCGCGCCCCGCAGCCGACGGCGCGCCCGGACTTCCACCGCGAGAGCCGACGCAACCAGTGGCGGGCCGCCGCCATCCTGGCCGCGTTCGCGGCGGTCATCGTGCTGATCGGCGCGGCCGTGGTCCTGGCCGCCGGGCTCGGCCTCGTCGGCGTCGTCGTCGTGGTGGTGCTGGTCGCGGGCCTGGCCGGCTTCGCCTACGCGCGGTCGGACGCGGTGACGCTGGCGCTGGCGCGGGCCCGTCCCGCCGACGGCCCGAGCGTCGAGCGCTACCACAACGTCGTCGAGGGCCTCTGCATCGCCGCCGGGCTCCCGAAGCCCCGCCTGTACGTCGTCGACGACGAGGCGCCGAACGCGTTCACCACCGGCCGCAACCCCAAGCACGCCGCCCTGGCGGTGACGACGGGCCTGCTCGAGAAGCTGAACCGGGTCGAGCTCGAGGGCGTCGTCGCCCACGAGCTGTGCCACATCAAGAGCTACGACGTCCTGCCGTCGACGGTGGCGGTCGTCGCGATCGGGCCGCTGGCGGTGCTGCTGGCCCCGGTCGGGTGGCCGCTCCTGCAGCTCGCGACGAGCCCGGACCGGGAGCTCCACGCCGACGCCGCCGGCGTGCAGCTCACCCGGTACCCGCCGGGGCTGGCCTCGGCCCTGCGGAAGCTCCGGGCGGACCCGGCGGTGGTGCGGCACGCGTCGCGAGCCACCGCCCCGATGTGGATCGAGGCGCCCGTCGAGCGCGGTCCCGAGCCGGGCTCACGACGAACCCGGGCCTCCGACCTCCAGCCGCCGCTCGACCAGCGCATCAAGGTCCTCGAGTCGATGTGACGCCCCGCTCGTCGTCGCGACGGCCCGGGGCGGCGCGCCTTCCCCCGGTCGATTCGGCGAGGCCCCCGGTAGACTGGCGGCGATGACCGAACCGCGCGCCGCTCGAGCGGTGGGCACCGCCCGCGTGAAGCGGGGGCTGGCCGAGATGCTGCGCGGGGGCGTGATCATGGACGTCGTGACCGCCGAGCAGGCCCGGGTGGCCGAGGACGCCGGCGCCGTCGCCGTCATGGCCCTCGAGCGGGTGCCGGCCGACATCCGTCGGGACGGCGGCGTCGCCCGCATGAGCGATCCCGCCATGATCGAGGCCATCCAGGCCGCGGTCACGATCCCGGTGATGGCGAAGTGCCGGATCGGCCACTTCGCCGAGGCCCAGGTGCTCGAGGCCCTCGGCGTCGACTACGTCGACGAGAGCGAGGTCCTCACCCCCGCCGACGAGGCCCACCACGTCGACAAGTGGCCGTTCACGGTCCCGTTCGTGTGCGGCGCCACCAGCCTCGGCGAGGCGCTGCGCCGCGTCGGCGAGGGCGCGGCGCTCATCCGGTCGAAGGGCGAGGCCGGCACCGGCAACATCGTCGAGGCGGTGCGCCACCTCCGGTCGATCCTCGGCGCCGTCCGCCAGCTGACCGTGGCCGACGAGGCCGAGCGGTACGCCGCGGCCAAGGACCTGCGGGCGCCGGTCGAGCTCGTCCTCGAGGTCGCCACCCGCGGCGAGCTCCCCGTGCCGCTCTTCTGCGCCGGCGGGATCGCCACGCCGGCCGACGCCGCGCTCGTGATGCAGCTCGGCGCGCAGGCCGTGTTCGTCGGCAGCGGGATCTTCAAGAGCGCCGACCCGGCCGCCCGCGCCAAGGCCGTGGTCGAGGCCACCACCCACTACGCCGACCCCGCCATCCTGGCCAAGGTGTCCCGTGGCCTCGGCGAGCCGATGCGCGGCGACGAGATCGCGACGCTCGACGTGAAGCTCGCCGAGCGGGGCTGGTAAGCGTGCGCACCGCCGCGCGCCCCCCAGGCCATGAAGGTCGGCGTCCTCGCCCTCCAGGGGGCGTTCCGCGAGCATCGTGAGACCCTCGACGCCCTCGGCGTCGAGGCCCACGAGGTCCGCTCGGTGGCGGCGCTGGCGCCCCTCGACGCGCTGATCCTGCCCGGCGGGGAGTCGACGACGATCGGCCGGCTGCTCGCTACGTCGGGGCTGCTCGACCCGCTCCGGGAGCGGATCGCCGACGGGATGCCCGTCCTCGGCACCTGCGCCGGCGTGATCCTGCTCGCCACCCGGGTCCTGGACGGCCGACCGGACCAGCCGACGCTCGGCGCCCTCGACGTCACCGTGCGCCGCAACGGCTACGGCACCCAGCTCGAGTCCTTCGAGGCCGACCTGGACGTGGCGGGCGTCGGCGGCCGACCGTTCCCCGGCGTGTTCATCCGCGCGCCGGTGCTCGAGGAGGTGGGCGCCGGCGTGGAGGTGCTCGCCCGCCACGGCGACCACCCGGTGCTCGTTCGCCGCGGCCCGGTGTGGGGCGCGACCTTCCATCCCGAGCTGGCCGGCGACCTGCGCGTCCACGAGCGGTTCCTCCACCCGACCGACACCCGATGAAGGGGGTGCGATGAGCGGACATTCGAAGTGGCACTCGATCAAGCACAAGAAGGGCGCGGCCGACAGCGCGCGCGGGAAGCTGTTCGCCAAGCTCATCCGCCAGATCGAGGTCGCCGCCCGGGAGGGCGGGGCCGACCCGGACGCCAACCCGACGCTGCGCACGATGGTCGGCAAGGCGCGCGACGCGTCGGTGCCGGTCGACACGATCGACCGGGCGATCAAGCGCGGCACCGGCCAGCTCGAGGGCGTCCGCTACGAGCAGTGCACCTACGAGGGCTACGCGCCGAACGGCGTCGCCGTGCTCGTCGAGTGCCTCACCGCCAACCGCAACCGCACCGGCGCCGAGGTCAAGAACGTGTTCACCCGCCTCGGCGGCTCGCTCGCCGAGCCCGGCGCGGTGTCGTGGCAGTTCGAGCGCAAGGGCGTGATCGTCCTCGAGAAGGCGGCCGCCAGCGAGGACGACCTCATGCTGGCCGCCCTCGACGCCGGCGCCGAGGACATCGTCGACCAGGGCGACACCTGGCAGGTGACGACCGGGCCCGCCGACCTGCATCGGGTTCGGGACGGGCTCGACGCCGCCGGCATCCCGGTCACGAGCGCCGACCTGCTGATGCTCCCCACCACGACGGTCCCGCTCACCGACGAGGCCGGAGCCCGGTCCGTCCTGCGGGTGATCGACGCCCTCGAGGAGCAGGACGACGTGCAGACGGTGAACGCCAACTTCGACATCCCCGACGACGTGCTCCAGGCGGTGATGGCATGAGACCCAAGGTCGGCGAGGCCGCTCCCGACTTCCGGCTCCCCGGCGTCGAGGCCGGCGCTCGGCGCGAGTTCACGCTCTCCGAGTACCGGGGCCGCAAGGTCGTGCTCGCGTTCTACCCCGGCGACTTCACCCCCGGCTGAACGCGGCAGCTGCGCTCGTACCGCGACGACTTCGCCGCGTTCGAGCGGGCGGGTGCGGTCGTGCTCGCCGTCTCCCCCCAGGACGTGGACAGCCACGAGCGGTGGGCCGCCCAGGAGGGCTTCGGGTTCGCGCTGCTCGCCGACCCGGACCGGGTCGCGATCCACGCCTACGGCGTGGGCGCGCCCGTCGTGGGCGTGCGCCGGTCGATCTTCCTGATCGATACTGGCGGCGTGGTCCGTTGGCGCTACAGCGGCACGGTCCGGGCCATCTTCAAGCGCCCGGAGCAGCTGACCCGCATCCTGGCCGGGATGTCCTGATGGACCTCCCCGAGGCGCTCGACTTCGTGCGGGCCAACCACCGGGCCGTGCTCGCCACCGGCCGGGCCGACGGTCGCCCCCAGCTGTCGCCCGTCGTCGCGGCGGTGGACGACGACGACCACGTCGTCGTCAGCACGCGGGAGACCGCGATGAAGACGCACAACGTGCGCCGCGAGCCTTCGGTGTCGCTCTGCGTGCTCTCGGACGCCTTCTTCGGCGCGTGGGCGCAGCTCGACGGGACCGCGACGGTCGTCTCGCTGCCGGCGGCGATGGAGCCCCTCGTCGACTACTACCGCCGGATCGCCGGCGAGCACCCCGACTGGGACGCGTACCGCGCCGCGATGCAGCGCGAGCAGCGAGTGCTGCTGCGAATCGCGGTGACGCACGCCGGGCCCACCCGGTCCGGGTGAGGCTAGATTTCGCCGCGCGCACACCCGGGGGAGCAGTGGAAGTCTCGATCACCGTCAACGGCCAGACGCGGACCCACGACGTCGAGGCTCGCACGCTGCTGGTCCAGTTCCTGCGGGACGAGTGCCGGCTGACCGGCACCAAGATCGGCTGCGACACGTCGTCCTGCGGCGCCTGCACCGTCCTCGTCGACGGCGAGTCGGTGAAGTCCTGCACCATGCTGGCGGTCCAAGCCGACGGGACGAGCGTCACCACCATCGAGGGGCTCGCGGACGGTGATGCGCTGCACCCGGTGCAGCGAGCGTTCCAGGAGCACCACGCCCTCCAGTGCGGGTTCTGCACCGCCGGCATGGTGATGGCGGCGGTCTCGCTCCTCGACGAGATCCCGAACCCGACCGAGCGCGACGTCCGCCTCGGTCTCGAGGGCAACCTCTGTCGCTGCACCGGCTACCACAACATCGTGGCCGCCGTGCTGGCCGTGGGGGAGCGGGCGTGATCCCGGCCCCGTTCGAGTACGTGCGCGCCGGCACGGCCGACGAGGTAGTCGGCGCGCTCGCCGAGCACGGCGACGAGGCCAAGGTCCTGGCCGGCGGCATGTCCCTGCTGCCGCTCATGAAGCTGCGGCTCGCCACCCCGTCGGTGCTCGTCGACGCGGCCCGGATCCCCGACCTCGCCTTCATCCGCGACGCCGGCGACCACATCGCCGTCGGCGCGCTCACCCGCCACCGCGACCTCGAGACGAGCGACCTGCTCGCCGCGCAGTGCGGCGTGCTCCGCGCCGTCGCGGCGCAGGTCGGCGACAACCAGGTCCGGCACCGCGGCACGCTCGGCGGGTCGGTCGCCCACGGCGACCCGGCCTCGGACCTGCCCGCCGCCCTGCTCGCCCTCGACGCCACGCTCGTGGCCCGCGGCCCCGACGGTGAGCGCACGGTCGCCGTCGCCGACTTCTTCCTCGGCTTCCTCGAGACCGCGCTCGCCCCCGACGAGCTGCTCACCGAGGTCCGGGTGCCGAAGACCGGGGCCGGAGGCTTCTCGTACCAGAAGTTCAACCGGCGAGCCCAGGACTGGGCGACCGTCGGCGCCGTGGCCGTCGTGAACGGCGCCGCCCGGGTCGCGCTGGTGAACATGGGCGGCACGCCCCTGCGCGCCACCGGCGTCGAGGCCGCGCTCGCGGGCGGCGCGTCGGTGGGGGAGGCCGCCGAGCACGCCGCCGACGGCACGGACCCCCCGAGCGACCTCAACGCCTCCCCGGAGTACCGGGCGCACCTCGCCCGCGTCCTCGTCCGCCGGGCGCTCACCGAGGCGCGCGCCTGACCGACGGGCCGCTCCCCGGGACGGCGGCGGCGATCCTGGCCGCCGGGCGCGGCTCCCGGCTCGCCGGCCGCACGCCGAAGCCGCTCCTGACCCTCGACGGGCGACCCCTCGTCCGGTGGGCCATCGACGCCGCGACGGCCGCGGGCGCGGCGCCGGTGCTGCTCGTCGTGGGCCGGGCCGGCCGAGCGGTGGGTCGCGCCGCGCCGCCCGGCGTCGCCGTCGTCCGATCGCGGGGCTGGCGCCTCGGCATCGCGCACTCGCTGCGCGCCGCGCTGGACGCGCTCGCCGGAACCTCCGTGCCGGCGCTGTGCGTCGGGCTGGCCGACCAGCCCCTCGTCGGCCCGGACGCCTACCGGCGACTCGCGGCCGCGCACGCCCGCGGCGCACGCCTCGCGGTGGCCACGTACGCGGGGGAGCGCGGCAACCCGGTGCTCCTGGACCGGTCGCTGTGGCCGGCGGCCGGCGCGCTGCGCGGCGACGTCGGTGCTCGGGCGCTCATGGCCACCCACGAGGTGACGGAGGTCGACTGCACCGGCACGGGTGACCCGGCCGACGTCGATACGCTCGAAGACCTGCGCGCTCTCGAGGGGAGGTCAGCATGAAGCTCGACCACGACTTCCGGGTCGACGCCGGGCTCGACACGGCGTGGCTCGTGCTGCTCGACATCGAGCGCATCGCCCCGTGCATGCCCGGCGCCCAGCTCCAGGAGGTCGAGGGCGACGAGTACCGCGGCACCGTGAAGGTGAAGGTGGGCCCGATCACCGCGCAATACCGGGGTGTCGCCCGCGTCGTCGAATCGGACCCGGCGACGCACCGCGTCGTGCTCCACGCCGAGGGACGGGACACGCGCGGCCAGGGCAACGCGTCGGCAACGATCACCGCCACGCTCGCCCCGGACGGCGACGGGACCCGAGTCCGGGTCGACACCGACCTGAGTGTCACCGGCAAGGTGGCCCAGTTCGGCCGGGGCGTGATGGCGGACGTCTCGACCAAGCTGCTCGGCCAGTTCGTGGACTGCCTCGGCACCACCGTCCTCGCGGCCGAGAGCCCGGATGGGCCGGCGCCGACGCCGACCCCGCCCGCCGCGGCCCCGACCGGGGCCCGAGCCGTCGACGCCCCCGCGGCCGAGGCGGTCGACCTCATGCGGGCGGCCGGCGGCGCCGTGGCCAAGCGGCTCGTCCCCGTGGCCGCGGCGGTCATCGTCGTGGGCGTCGTGATCTGGCTCGTCGCTCGCTGAGGGGTCCGCCACCGCGGTCCGGCCCACCCCTAGCATCGAATATGTGTTCGACGCGCGCGGGCCGGTGCTCGGCATCGACCCTGGGCTCTCCTGCTGCGGCTACGGCGCGGTCCGCCGCCACGAGCGGGCGCTCACGGCGGTGGCCTGCGGCGTCCTCCGCACCGAGCCGACGGCGCCGTTGCCGGACCGGCTCGCGACCCTCGAGGCGGAGCTCGACGTCTTCCTGCGCGAGCTGCGGCCGTGCGCCCTCGCGGTCGAACGGGTCTTGTTCCAGGCCAACGTGCGCACCGCCATCTCGGTGGGCCAGGCGAGCGGCATCGCGCTGGCCGTCGCCGCTCGGGCCGGGGTGCCCGTCACCCACTACAGCCCGAACGAGGTGAAGCTCGCCGTCGCCGGCGACGGCGGCGCGGCGAAGGCCCAGGTCCAGGACATGACGCGGCGGCTGCTGCGGCTGGCCGAGGCACCTCCCCCCGACGCCGCCGACGCCTTGGCCCTGGCGGTCTGCCACCTCTGGCGGGCGCCCCTGCGCGAGCGCGTGAGCCGGGCCGTGGCCGCGGGACCGTCGTCGTGATCGGCTCGCTGCGCGGCACCGTCCTCGAGCGCTCGCTCAGCGGCGAGGTGGTCGTCGAGGTCGGCGGCGTCGGCTACCGCGTCCTCGTCCCGACGCTCGCGGCGCTGGTGCCCGGGGAGCCGGCCTTCCTCTTCACCCACCTCCACGTGCGCGAGGACGCGCTCGTCCTCTATGGCTTCCCGACCCGGGAGGAGCGCGACACCTTCGAGGTGCTCATCGGCGCCACCGGCGTGGGCCCGAAGCTGGCATTGGCGATCTGCTCGGTGCACGGGCCCGCCGCGCTGCGCCGCGTCCTCGCCGACGACGACGTCGACGCGCTCACGCTCGTGCCGGGGGTGGGGAAGCGCACGGCCCAGCGGCTCCTGCTCGAGCTCAAGGCCCGCCTCGAGGTTCCGGGCGTCGTGGTTCTCGAAGACGGAGCCGAGGCGAGCGGCCGACGGCAGGTGCGTGAGGCGCTGGCCGAGCTCGGCTACGGCCCGGACGAGGTCCGGGACGCGGTGGTCGGGCTCTCCGACGACGGCCCGGTGGAGCAGCTCCTGCGGGACGCGCTGCGTCGCATCGCCGGCGCCCGCGTGTGAGCGATCGATGCGCGAAGAGCTCTTGAAGCCGGACGCCGACCCGGGGGAGCGGGCCGAGGAGACCACCCTGCGGCCGCGGCGGCTCGCCGACTTCGTCGGGCAGCCCCGCCTGAAGGAGCACCTCGAGATCCTGCTCGGCGCGGCCCGGCGCCGACGGCAGGCCGCCGACCACCTGCTCCTGGCGGGACCGCCCGGCGTCGGGAAGACCACGCTGGCCGGGATCGTCGCCGTCGAGCTCGACGTCGGCCTGCGCATCACCAGCGGCCCCGCCCTCGAGCGGGCCGGGGACCTCGCCGCGATCCTCTCGAACCTCGACGACGGCGACGTCCTGTTCATCGACGAGATGCACCGCCTTCCTCGCGCCGTCGAGGAGGTGCTCTACCCGGCGATGGAGGACTTCGCGCTGGACATCGTCCTCGGGCGGGGCCCGTCGGCGCAGTCCATCCGGCTCGACCTGCCGCGGTTCACGCTCGTCGGCGCGACGACTCGGAGCGGCATGATCACCGACCCGCTCCGAGACCGGTTCGGGTTCGTGGCGCGCCTCGACTACTACGACCCCGAGGACCTGGTCGTCATCCTCGAGCGGTCGGCGCGCATCCTCGGCGTGTCGCTCGCCTCCGACGCCGCGGCGGAGCTCGCAGGGCGCGCCCGCGGCACGCCCCGGATCGCGAACCGGCTCCTGAAGCGGGTGCGCGACTATGCCGAGGTGCGGGCCGACGGCCACGTGGACGGCGCCGTCGCCGACGCCGCGCTCGCGCTCTTCGAGATCGACGCCCTCGGCCTCGACAAGGTGGACCGGGACATCCTCGCGACGCTCTGCGAGCGGTTCGCCGGTCAACCGGTCGGCCTCAACACCCTCGCGGTCAGCGTCGCCGAGGCTCCGGACACCGTCGAGGACGTGTACGAGCCGTTCCTCCTGAAGCAGGGCCTGATCCTCCGCACCCCGCGCGGGCGCGTCGCCACACCGGCGGCCTACGTCCACCTCGGGATCGGCGTCCCCGCCAACGTGAGCCCGAGCCTCTTCGAGAGCTGACGAGGGAGGCGCGAAGGGCCTCCGCTACGATCGGCGCGCCGTGTCCGGCAGCAGCCCATGAGCCTCGTCGTCGTCTACCTCGTCATCCTGGTCGCCGCGTTCTTCTTCCTGGTCGTGCGGCCGCAGCGCCGGCAGATGGCGTCGCACCGGGCCCTCGTGGCGAGCCTGTCGCCGGGCGACGAGGTCGTCACCACGGGCGGGATCCTCGGGACCATCCGGTCGCTCGACGAGGAGGTGGCCGAGCTCGAGGTCGCCCCGGGCGTGGTCCTCCGCGTCGCCCGCGGCGCCATCGCCCGCCGGACCGGGCCGCACCCCGCTGGTGGGCCGCCGGCCGACGACGCCGCCCCGGGCTGACCGTGCGCCGGCTCCAGGCCTACCTCATCGGCACGATCGTCGTGGTGATCGTGGCCCTGACCGCCACGATCCTGTCCGGCAACGCGCCGGTCCTGGGCCTCGACCTCAAGGGCGGCATCTCGGTGACGCTGGCCCCGGTCGGGAAGTTCACGTCGGCCGCCCTCGACGAGAACCTCAACATCATCAACCAGCGGGTGAACTCCTTCGGCGTGGCCGAGCCCGACATCAGCCGGCAGGGCAACGACCTCGTGGTCGAGCTTCCCGGCGTGAAGGATCGGGCGCAGGCGCTGCGCCTGGTCGGGCAGACGGCGCAGCTGCGGTTCCGGCCCGTGCTCGCGACCGTGCCGGCGACGGCGGCGCTGGCCCCGAGGGGCACGACGTCCA
It contains:
- the ruvB gene encoding Holliday junction branch migration DNA helicase RuvB; translation: MREELLKPDADPGERAEETTLRPRRLADFVGQPRLKEHLEILLGAARRRRQAADHLLLAGPPGVGKTTLAGIVAVELDVGLRITSGPALERAGDLAAILSNLDDGDVLFIDEMHRLPRAVEEVLYPAMEDFALDIVLGRGPSAQSIRLDLPRFTLVGATTRSGMITDPLRDRFGFVARLDYYDPEDLVVILERSARILGVSLASDAAAELAGRARGTPRIANRLLKRVRDYAEVRADGHVDGAVADAALALFEIDALGLDKVDRDILATLCERFAGQPVGLNTLAVSVAEAPDTVEDVYEPFLLKQGLILRTPRGRVATPAAYVHLGIGVPANVSPSLFES
- the ruvA gene encoding Holliday junction branch migration protein RuvA, producing the protein MIGSLRGTVLERSLSGEVVVEVGGVGYRVLVPTLAALVPGEPAFLFTHLHVREDALVLYGFPTREERDTFEVLIGATGVGPKLALAICSVHGPAALRRVLADDDVDALTLVPGVGKRTAQRLLLELKARLEVPGVVVLEDGAEASGRRQVREALAELGYGPDEVRDAVVGLSDDGPVEQLLRDALRRIAGARV
- a CDS encoding glycosyltransferase family 4 protein gives rise to the protein MSGTRPLRVVLSSPYSLSLYGGVQLQVLGLALALRARGVDARVVAPTDGPPPFPGVTSVGPSVRYPSNGSIAPITTSKAAARRFLEALRVLEPDVLHLHEPLSPGINHAALVGTDIPAVGTFHAAFGGRNAWYDAFRLPLRKMVGRLDVRTAVSEEAQRNVETSFGVPCEILPNGVDVGMFASAEPWPSDRPSVCFVGRHERRKGLGVLLEAFRGLERDAVLWVAGEGPETATLRAQAGPDVVWLGPISEREKARRLRGATVACFPSVEGESFGVVLLEAMAARTAVVASDLTGYRHVARDGREAVLVPPDDPAALCAAVRRLLDHPEERAALAEGGRARADEFSIGGLAERFVERYETALARRAPTSVPA
- a CDS encoding LemA family protein, encoding MVAVIVVIAIVVVLLLGVALFYNGLVRTRNRVDNAWSQIDVQLKRRYDLIPNLVETVKGYAAHERQTLEAVTNARSNAINAQQGGDLAQQAQAENVLSGALKSLFAVAEQYPDLKANQNFLQLQEELTSTEDRIAYARQFYNDAVLNYNNKIQVFPRNLLASTFSFEKRQYFEGDPEATGPVKVQF
- a CDS encoding M48 family metalloprotease, producing MSTRAPQPTARPDFHRESRRNQWRAAAILAAFAAVIVLIGAAVVLAAGLGLVGVVVVVVLVAGLAGFAYARSDAVTLALARARPADGPSVERYHNVVEGLCIAAGLPKPRLYVVDDEAPNAFTTGRNPKHAALAVTTGLLEKLNRVELEGVVAHELCHIKSYDVLPSTVAVVAIGPLAVLLAPVGWPLLQLATSPDRELHADAAGVQLTRYPPGLASALRKLRADPAVVRHASRATAPMWIEAPVERGPEPGSRRTRASDLQPPLDQRIKVLESM
- a CDS encoding (2Fe-2S)-binding protein produces the protein MEVSITVNGQTRTHDVEARTLLVQFLRDECRLTGTKIGCDTSSCGACTVLVDGESVKSCTMLAVQADGTSVTTIEGLADGDALHPVQRAFQEHHALQCGFCTAGMVMAAVSLLDEIPNPTERDVRLGLEGNLCRCTGYHNIVAAVLAVGERA
- a CDS encoding PPOX class F420-dependent oxidoreductase, translated to MDLPEALDFVRANHRAVLATGRADGRPQLSPVVAAVDDDDHVVVSTRETAMKTHNVRREPSVSLCVLSDAFFGAWAQLDGTATVVSLPAAMEPLVDYYRRIAGEHPDWDAYRAAMQREQRVLLRIAVTHAGPTRSG
- a CDS encoding YebC/PmpR family DNA-binding transcriptional regulator yields the protein MSGHSKWHSIKHKKGAADSARGKLFAKLIRQIEVAAREGGADPDANPTLRTMVGKARDASVPVDTIDRAIKRGTGQLEGVRYEQCTYEGYAPNGVAVLVECLTANRNRTGAEVKNVFTRLGGSLAEPGAVSWQFERKGVIVLEKAAASEDDLMLAALDAGAEDIVDQGDTWQVTTGPADLHRVRDGLDAAGIPVTSADLLMLPTTTVPLTDEAGARSVLRVIDALEEQDDVQTVNANFDIPDDVLQAVMA
- a CDS encoding SRPBCC family protein produces the protein MKLDHDFRVDAGLDTAWLVLLDIERIAPCMPGAQLQEVEGDEYRGTVKVKVGPITAQYRGVARVVESDPATHRVVLHAEGRDTRGQGNASATITATLAPDGDGTRVRVDTDLSVTGKVAQFGRGVMADVSTKLLGQFVDCLGTTVLAAESPDGPAPTPTPPAAAPTGARAVDAPAAEAVDLMRAAGGAVAKRLVPVAAAVIVVGVVIWLVAR
- the pdxS gene encoding pyridoxal 5'-phosphate synthase lyase subunit PdxS, producing the protein MTEPRAARAVGTARVKRGLAEMLRGGVIMDVVTAEQARVAEDAGAVAVMALERVPADIRRDGGVARMSDPAMIEAIQAAVTIPVMAKCRIGHFAEAQVLEALGVDYVDESEVLTPADEAHHVDKWPFTVPFVCGATSLGEALRRVGEGAALIRSKGEAGTGNIVEAVRHLRSILGAVRQLTVADEAERYAAAKDLRAPVELVLEVATRGELPVPLFCAGGIATPADAALVMQLGAQAVFVGSGIFKSADPAARAKAVVEATTHYADPAILAKVSRGLGEPMRGDEIATLDVKLAERGW
- a CDS encoding nucleotidyltransferase family protein — protein: MAAGRGSRLAGRTPKPLLTLDGRPLVRWAIDAATAAGAAPVLLVVGRAGRAVGRAAPPGVAVVRSRGWRLGIAHSLRAALDALAGTSVPALCVGLADQPLVGPDAYRRLAAAHARGARLAVATYAGERGNPVLLDRSLWPAAGALRGDVGARALMATHEVTEVDCTGTGDPADVDTLEDLRALEGRSA
- a CDS encoding peroxiredoxin, which produces MRPKVGEAAPDFRLPGVEAGARREFTLSEYRGRKVVLAFYPGDFTPGUTRQLRSYRDDFAAFERAGAVVLAVSPQDVDSHERWAAQEGFGFALLADPDRVAIHAYGVGAPVVGVRRSIFLIDTGGVVRWRYSGTVRAIFKRPEQLTRILAGMS
- the ruvC gene encoding crossover junction endodeoxyribonuclease RuvC, which gives rise to MFDARGPVLGIDPGLSCCGYGAVRRHERALTAVACGVLRTEPTAPLPDRLATLEAELDVFLRELRPCALAVERVLFQANVRTAISVGQASGIALAVAARAGVPVTHYSPNEVKLAVAGDGGAAKAQVQDMTRRLLRLAEAPPPDAADALALAVCHLWRAPLRERVSRAVAAGPSS
- a CDS encoding xanthine dehydrogenase family protein subunit M; the encoded protein is MIPAPFEYVRAGTADEVVGALAEHGDEAKVLAGGMSLLPLMKLRLATPSVLVDAARIPDLAFIRDAGDHIAVGALTRHRDLETSDLLAAQCGVLRAVAAQVGDNQVRHRGTLGGSVAHGDPASDLPAALLALDATLVARGPDGERTVAVADFFLGFLETALAPDELLTEVRVPKTGAGGFSYQKFNRRAQDWATVGAVAVVNGAARVALVNMGGTPLRATGVEAALAGGASVGEAAEHAADGTDPPSDLNASPEYRAHLARVLVRRALTEARA
- the yajC gene encoding preprotein translocase subunit YajC; the protein is MSLVVVYLVILVAAFFFLVVRPQRRQMASHRALVASLSPGDEVVTTGGILGTIRSLDEEVAELEVAPGVVLRVARGAIARRTGPHPAGGPPADDAAPG
- the pdxT gene encoding pyridoxal 5'-phosphate synthase glutaminase subunit PdxT, which encodes MKVGVLALQGAFREHRETLDALGVEAHEVRSVAALAPLDALILPGGESTTIGRLLATSGLLDPLRERIADGMPVLGTCAGVILLATRVLDGRPDQPTLGALDVTVRRNGYGTQLESFEADLDVAGVGGRPFPGVFIRAPVLEEVGAGVEVLARHGDHPVLVRRGPVWGATFHPELAGDLRVHERFLHPTDTR